A section of the Nitrososphaerales archaeon genome encodes:
- a CDS encoding diphthine--ammonia ligase, producing MKLASLYSGGKDSTFSVYRALREGHQILCLITMLPARDDSVLFHYPNAYCTLYQAECLGMPLISTRSRCTGKDEELEALEQAIMEAKQTFAIEGIVTGGLASKFQQENFQQVCNKLGLQYYSPNWGIDQLQYMNDLLTNDFVIMIVGVSAYGLDEKWLGKILDSTTLAELHHRSSKYGFNIAFEGGEAETFVLDCPIFKKRIVIKEAKEHWDGARGYFEILDITLVNKER from the coding sequence ATGAAACTCGCTTCACTTTATTCAGGTGGAAAAGATAGTACGTTTTCTGTTTATAGGGCTCTAAGGGAAGGGCACCAAATATTATGCTTGATTACTATGCTTCCCGCTAGAGATGACAGCGTGCTCTTTCACTATCCTAACGCTTACTGTACTCTCTACCAAGCAGAATGTTTGGGCATGCCATTGATAAGTACCAGATCAAGATGTACTGGAAAGGATGAAGAATTGGAAGCGCTAGAACAGGCAATTATGGAAGCAAAACAGACATTTGCTATCGAGGGTATAGTCACTGGTGGTTTAGCAAGTAAATTTCAGCAGGAGAACTTTCAACAAGTTTGTAACAAATTAGGTTTACAGTATTACAGCCCGAACTGGGGTATCGATCAGTTGCAATATATGAACGACCTCCTTACGAACGATTTTGTCATAATGATTGTGGGAGTTTCAGCTTATGGCTTGGATGAAAAATGGCTTGGTAAGATACTTGATTCTACCACATTGGCTGAACTACATCATCGGAGCAGCAAATATGGCTTCAACATAGCTTTTGAAGGGGGCGAAGCAGAAACCTTTGTTCTAGACTGTCCTATATTTAAAAAACGTATAGTAATCAAGGAAGCTAAGGAACATTGGGATGGTGCAAGGGGGTATTTTGAAATACTGGATATTACGTTAGTAAATAA
- the eif5A gene encoding translation initiation factor IF-5A, translated as MFDGVRRSLVSPVDSNVETPIIDKRNGQIIAVTNSNLQVMDLETFEVFDTNLVDEEAKPKIQQGVEVEYWKVLGRTKIVRVKG; from the coding sequence GTGTTTGATGGAGTTAGGAGAAGCCTAGTATCTCCTGTAGATTCGAACGTGGAAACCCCTATCATAGACAAAAGAAATGGTCAGATAATTGCCGTAACAAATAGTAATTTACAGGTCATGGATCTAGAAACTTTCGAGGTATTCGACACCAACCTAGTTGATGAGGAGGCGAAACCAAAAATTCAACAGGGAGTTGAAGTTGAGTACTGGAAGGTTCTTGGTAGAACCAAGATAGTTAGGGTAAAAGGTTAG